The Bacillota bacterium region GTAACTGATGGCACCGCTGCCGTAGCCGTCGTTTACCGGGGGGTGCCGCCGGATAATTTCGGCCCTGGTCAGCAGGTGGTGGTGGAAGGCACCGGGGACGGCCAGGGGAGGGTGGTGGCGAACCGCCTGATCATGAAGTGCCCCAGCAAGTACGAGCAGGCCCCCGCATCCACCCGGCCTGCAGGGCAGAATGTCCTCTATGTGGGGGGTGCCGCCGTAGCGCTGGCGGTCGGCCTGGCGGTGGTGGCCAGTCGCCGTCTGACCGGGCGGGCGGGCCGGGGGAGAAGGGCAGGTACCGCCGTCTGATGGTACAGCTAGCGGACGTCGTGGTGTTGGCCGGTTTCCTCGCCTGTCTCTACGGCGGGGGCATGCTGGTCCTGGGTGTCCGCCAGGAAAGGAAATCCTGGCTCGAACAGGGTCGGGCGGCCGCAGTGGCGGGTGCGGTGCTGTGCACCCTGGCTTCGGGCATGCTCGTGTACTTCCTGATCGTGTCGGATTTCCGCATCGCTTACGTGGTTAACCATACCAGCCGCAATCTTCCCCTGCTGTACCGGGTTTCTGCCTTCTGGGCCGGTCAAGAGGGTTCGTTGCTCCTGTGGGCGCTGGTGCTTTCCTGGTACGCTGCGTATGTGGCCCGCGTCACCTGGGGCCGTTCCCCCGCCCTTTCTGCCCGCGCCCTGGCCCTGATGCTGGGCGTGGAGGCGTTCTTCCTGTTCCTGGTGGGCTTTGTGACCAGCCCGTTCCGGGTAGTTTCCCCTGTGCCCGCGGATGGGATGGGCCTGAACCCCATGCTGCAAAACGTGGGTATGCTGCTGCACCCGGTCACCCTGTACCTGGGATACGTGGGCTTCACCGTGCCCTTTGCCTTTGCCCTGGCTGCGCTGCACGCCGGGGATTCGGCCGGGTCGCAGCCGGGATGGCTGCACCTCACCCGGTCTTTCACGCTGTGGTCCTGGCTGTTCCTTTCCGTGGGGATCATCCTGGGTATGCAATGGGCCTACGTGGAACTGGGGTGGGGCGGCTACTGGGCCTGGGACCCGGTGGAAAACGCCTCGCTCCTGCCCTGGCTCACCGCGACCGCCTTCTTGCACTCGGCTCTGGTGCAGGAGAAGCGGGGCACCATGGCGGGATGGAACGTCATCCTGGTCGTGATGACCTTTTTCCTGACCATCCTGGGGACCTTCCTCACCCGCAGCGGGGTGCTCTCTTCCGTGCATGCTTTCG contains the following coding sequences:
- a CDS encoding cytochrome c maturation protein CcmE gives rise to the protein MRGRLLWAGLLVLLAAVYLAYSGWQGAALYYLTPSEAQERVLSGRAFRLAGKVGPDVAWDATAKLLQFQVTDGTAAVAVVYRGVPPDNFGPGQQVVVEGTGDGQGRVVANRLIMKCPSKYEQAPASTRPAGQNVLYVGGAAVALAVGLAVVASRRLTGRAGRGRRAGTAV